A genomic segment from Thermostichus lividus PCC 6715 encodes:
- the tsaE gene encoding tRNA (adenosine(37)-N6)-threonylcarbamoyltransferase complex ATPase subunit type 1 TsaE — translation MVNEVGVFTLAELQALAHRWGQHLPSGTTLLLVGALGAGKTTFVQALGAGLGITDVIQSPTFTLLQEYPEGRVPLYHFDLYRLSAADVSELAPQRYWYGEEVELGIVAIEWPDRLPQWPTDYLKLELQRQGDRTHLALTAVGAATVLLPMCLNR, via the coding sequence GGTCAACGAGGTGGGGGTGTTCACCCTAGCTGAATTGCAAGCCTTGGCGCACCGGTGGGGTCAACACCTGCCCAGTGGCACCACGTTGCTGCTGGTGGGGGCACTGGGGGCAGGCAAAACCACGTTTGTTCAAGCCCTCGGGGCTGGGCTAGGCATCACAGACGTTATCCAAAGTCCCACCTTTACCCTGCTGCAGGAGTATCCCGAAGGACGCGTGCCCCTGTATCACTTTGATCTCTATCGCTTAAGTGCGGCGGATGTGTCAGAACTAGCACCGCAGCGGTACTGGTATGGCGAAGAGGTTGAGCTAGGGATTGTGGCAATTGAATGGCCCGATCGCCTACCACAGTGGCCTACCGATTATCTTAAACTTGAGCTTCAGCGGCAGGGCGATCGCACTCATCTGGCACTAACGGCTGTAGGGGCAGCGACAGTGCTGCTGCCCATGTGCTTAAATCGTTGA
- the trmFO gene encoding FADH(2)-oxidizing methylenetetrahydrofolate--tRNA-(uracil(54)-C(5))-methyltransferase TrmFO: protein MEPIVVIGGGLAGTEAAWQIARAGLPVILYEMRPHVPSPAHHTAELGELVCSNSFGAKASDRATGLLHHELRALGSLIIATADRHRVPAGGALAVDRAEFSRELTRCLETHPLVELRRSEVSRLPESGITVLATGPLTSPSLSADLQRLTGLEYLSFFDAASPIVVGESINREIAFLASRYDRGEAAYLNCPFTADEYQRFWQALCQAEQAPLKDFERDSAQFFEACLPVEELARRGVDTLRFGPLKPVGLQDPRTGSRPYAVAQLRQEDRHGQLWNLVGFQTNLRWGEQQRVFRLIPGLEQAEFVRMGVMHRNTFLNAPKLLSASLQFRDRPTLLGAGQLTGTEGYTAAAVGGWLAGTNAARIAQGLPPLVLPPTTMAGALFHYISTADSKTFQPMPPNFGILPPLAEKVRSKALRYAAYRDRALNDLSTWAAALSLPLQPLVPDECDRPAAEAQV, encoded by the coding sequence ATGGAACCAATTGTAGTGATTGGCGGTGGCTTGGCAGGGACAGAGGCAGCATGGCAAATTGCCCGGGCAGGGTTGCCGGTGATCCTCTACGAGATGCGCCCCCACGTTCCCAGTCCTGCCCACCATACGGCAGAGCTAGGGGAGTTGGTGTGTAGTAACTCCTTTGGTGCAAAGGCCAGCGATCGCGCCACGGGGTTATTACACCACGAATTACGCGCTCTTGGCTCCCTGATTATTGCTACAGCGGATCGCCATCGGGTGCCAGCAGGAGGAGCGCTAGCGGTGGATCGAGCCGAGTTTAGCCGTGAACTCACCCGCTGCCTTGAGACTCATCCGTTGGTGGAACTCCGACGCAGTGAGGTCTCGCGCCTCCCCGAAAGCGGCATTACAGTACTGGCCACAGGCCCGTTGACCAGTCCTTCCCTGAGTGCAGATTTGCAGCGGTTGACGGGGTTAGAGTATCTCAGTTTCTTTGACGCTGCTAGCCCCATTGTGGTGGGGGAGTCGATTAATCGCGAGATTGCATTTCTCGCCTCTCGCTACGATCGCGGCGAAGCAGCGTACCTGAACTGCCCCTTTACTGCAGACGAGTACCAGCGATTTTGGCAGGCGCTGTGTCAGGCGGAGCAGGCTCCCCTCAAGGATTTTGAGCGCGATAGTGCCCAGTTTTTTGAAGCCTGTTTACCGGTAGAGGAGTTGGCGCGGCGGGGAGTGGATACGCTGCGCTTTGGGCCACTTAAACCCGTCGGCTTACAGGATCCTCGGACAGGTAGCCGTCCCTATGCCGTTGCGCAACTGCGGCAGGAGGATCGCCACGGCCAACTGTGGAACTTGGTGGGGTTCCAGACTAATTTGCGCTGGGGTGAGCAGCAGCGGGTGTTTCGCCTGATTCCGGGGCTGGAGCAGGCGGAATTTGTGCGCATGGGGGTGATGCACCGCAACACGTTTCTGAATGCGCCGAAACTTCTGAGTGCCAGTTTGCAGTTTCGGGATCGCCCCACTCTCTTGGGGGCAGGGCAACTCACGGGCACAGAAGGCTATACGGCGGCGGCAGTGGGGGGATGGTTGGCTGGCACCAATGCGGCCCGAATTGCCCAAGGGTTACCGCCGTTGGTGTTGCCCCCCACCACGATGGCCGGGGCACTGTTTCACTACATTAGTACCGCTGATAGCAAAACGTTTCAGCCGATGCCCCCGAACTTTGGTATTTTGCCGCCCTTGGCGGAGAAAGTCCGCTCCAAAGCCCTGCGCTATGCTGCCTATCGCGATCGCGCCCTCAACGATTTAAGCACATGGGCAGCAGCACTGTCGCTGCCCCTACAGCCGTTAGTGCCAGATGAGTGCGATCGCCCTGCCGCTGAAGCTCAAGTTTAA
- a CDS encoding O-methyltransferase translates to MNFSPESLMPTEPLRQNQQRMDSYFGDFFGLMRKALVAGGSELGLGMTLFSLAVSIRASRIIEIGRFKGFSTLCLASALRFIDVGWQEPQQHKQRPDIDYTDWEAPKQRQLFSIDPFPTQDAEDLIAEANLKHYVQFINARSDEVTIEGLVDLIFIDGDHSYEGCKADVFNYVPWYLRPGGYFILHDYYGWYDDQGRNNSPVKQVIDELIEEDLFEHLLVDTGYQSFTVFRNPA, encoded by the coding sequence ATGAATTTTAGTCCAGAGTCCTTAATGCCAACAGAGCCTCTTCGACAGAATCAACAGAGGATGGACAGCTATTTTGGTGATTTCTTTGGCTTGATGCGCAAAGCCTTGGTTGCGGGGGGGTCGGAACTGGGCTTAGGTATGACTCTCTTTTCCCTAGCAGTGAGCATTCGCGCCAGCCGCATTATTGAAATTGGCCGATTCAAGGGATTTTCCACCCTATGCCTTGCCAGTGCACTGCGATTTATTGATGTGGGGTGGCAGGAGCCGCAACAGCATAAGCAGCGACCGGATATTGACTATACGGACTGGGAAGCCCCCAAACAACGTCAGCTTTTTTCTATAGATCCCTTTCCAACCCAAGATGCAGAGGATTTGATTGCTGAGGCGAACCTAAAGCACTATGTTCAGTTCATTAATGCCCGTTCGGATGAAGTCACGATTGAGGGGTTAGTTGACCTGATTTTTATCGACGGTGATCATAGTTATGAGGGCTGCAAGGCCGATGTGTTCAACTATGTACCCTGGTATTTACGTCCGGGGGGATATTTTATCTTGCACGATTATTATGGCTGGTACGACGACCAAGGTCGCAATAATTCTCCTGTGAAACAAGTTATTGATGAGCTGATAGAGGAAGACTTGTTTGAACACCTACTTGTGGATACAGGTTACCAGTCATTTACGGTGTTCCGCAACCCAGCATGA
- the queF gene encoding preQ(1) synthase — protein sequence MQETAMKYGERAIEEGQLITFPNPRPGRHYTIEITLPEFTCKCPFSGYPDFATLYVSYSPHEKVVELKAIKLYINSYRDRYISHEEAVNQVLDDLVAACDPLYMQIKGDFAPRGNVHTVITVEHRRSA from the coding sequence ATGCAAGAGACTGCAATGAAGTATGGTGAGCGTGCTATTGAAGAAGGTCAACTGATTACCTTTCCCAACCCGCGCCCTGGTCGGCACTATACAATTGAGATTACGCTGCCCGAGTTTACCTGTAAATGTCCCTTTTCGGGCTATCCTGATTTTGCAACTCTTTACGTTAGCTATAGCCCCCATGAAAAGGTCGTGGAGCTAAAGGCGATTAAGCTCTATATCAACAGCTACCGCGATCGCTACATTTCCCACGAAGAAGCAGTGAACCAAGTTCTCGATGACTTAGTCGCAGCCTGTGACCCCCTGTACATGCAAATCAAGGGCGATTTTGCACCGCGGGGCAATGTGCATACCGTGATTACCGTGGAGCATCGCCGTAGTGCCTAG
- a CDS encoding DNA double-strand break repair nuclease NurA yields the protein MVLPAAQLVSQLNAKKNDFLQYDSELSQVWRAYQQALNHAQALSPAQLLTTIPQEIEWSGARPLEPWPQEWRIPLGMSWPHRDAARSWAKEQLQGVTTIAVDGSQILPTEEISTPVGVVQAGWFINPHCPDQPYSKDIHLELITPAELWQARQHYNQDQPHRFSERFIHLKRFQLELATLRQLIATRSLPRQTLALFDGSLVLTFAESYDHQWQQQYVQGICDTLQQSEQQQVPLVAYIDYSQARDLVTLLCHTHHLRRTNQIFDCHLLNDVLSQWGDRSPFFVCDRGDEDGSAAILGTYGTWSHQIGFCYLKAHQGYPVRLELPVWIYTAGLLNSVIRWLCGELISGQGYPYALEAADQVAVLQRSDRQAFLKQLQQWAEQVGVELRFSRKWVSKQSRR from the coding sequence ATGGTTCTTCCTGCTGCACAGTTAGTGTCTCAGCTCAACGCCAAAAAGAATGACTTTTTGCAATACGATAGCGAGTTGAGCCAAGTTTGGCGAGCCTATCAACAAGCCTTGAATCATGCCCAAGCCCTATCCCCTGCGCAGTTGTTGACCACGATTCCGCAAGAGATTGAGTGGTCTGGTGCCCGTCCTTTGGAGCCTTGGCCACAGGAGTGGCGAATTCCCCTCGGTATGTCATGGCCTCACCGCGACGCGGCTCGATCTTGGGCAAAGGAGCAACTGCAGGGGGTAACCACGATCGCCGTTGATGGATCGCAAATTTTACCCACCGAGGAGATTTCAACCCCTGTAGGGGTGGTTCAAGCGGGCTGGTTTATTAATCCCCATTGTCCTGATCAGCCCTATAGCAAAGACATCCATCTTGAGCTAATTACCCCTGCTGAGCTATGGCAGGCTCGGCAGCATTACAATCAAGATCAACCGCACCGCTTTAGCGAGCGTTTTATTCACTTAAAGCGATTTCAGTTAGAGTTGGCAACCCTGCGCCAGTTAATTGCCACGAGGAGTCTTCCTCGCCAGACCTTGGCTCTCTTTGATGGCTCTCTTGTGCTTACCTTTGCGGAATCCTACGATCATCAGTGGCAGCAGCAGTACGTCCAAGGGATTTGCGACACTCTCCAGCAGAGTGAGCAGCAGCAAGTACCTCTTGTTGCGTATATTGACTATTCTCAGGCGCGGGATTTAGTCACCCTGCTGTGCCATACCCACCACCTTAGGAGAACCAACCAAATCTTTGACTGCCACTTGCTGAATGACGTGCTGTCTCAATGGGGCGATCGCTCCCCATTTTTCGTGTGCGATCGCGGCGATGAGGATGGTTCTGCTGCCATCTTGGGTACTTACGGCACTTGGTCGCACCAAATCGGTTTTTGCTACCTGAAGGCTCACCAAGGATACCCCGTGCGCCTTGAGCTGCCGGTTTGGATCTATACAGCGGGACTGCTAAATAGTGTGATCCGCTGGTTGTGCGGCGAACTCATTAGTGGTCAGGGGTATCCCTACGCCCTAGAAGCCGCCGATCAGGTGGCCGTTCTCCAAAGGAGCGATCGCCAAGCCTTTCTCAAACAGCTTCAACAATGGGCAGAGCAAGTGGGGGTTGAACTGCGCTTTAGCCGCAAGTGGGTGAGCAAACAATCTCGCCGCTAG
- the aroA gene encoding 3-phosphoshikimate 1-carboxyvinyltransferase, giving the protein MAAITITSDDAWQIQPNGQPLRGTIHVPGDKSISHRALMLGALATGTTYIQGLLVGDDTCSTAACFRELGATISDLNSDLVTVEGIGSGRLKEPLDVLNAGNSGTTMRLLLGILAAQTGRFFTLTGDASLRSRPMGRVVQPLTQMGAQIWGRDGHRRAPLAVLGQALKPITYTSPIASAQVKSAILLAALPTEGTTILREPYRSRDHSERMLQAFGAQLTVEPEEATVELTGPCQLSGQTVIVPGDISSAAFWLVAASITPGSELLLTNVGVNPTRTGILDALWNMGADITLENERMATGEPVADLRVRSTQLQGTTISGALIPRLIDEIPILAVAAAFATGTTQIRDAAELRVKESDRLAAIATQLQHLGATVTEISDGLDITGGTPLYGNALESYGDHRMAMSLAIAALNAKGSSRIHQASAAAVSYPNFVTTLQHIA; this is encoded by the coding sequence ATGGCTGCAATTACAATTACCTCCGATGATGCATGGCAGATTCAGCCCAACGGCCAACCCTTGCGGGGAACCATTCACGTACCGGGGGATAAATCTATCTCTCACCGGGCACTAATGCTAGGGGCGCTAGCAACAGGAACCACCTACATTCAAGGCCTATTAGTAGGGGACGATACCTGTAGCACGGCGGCATGTTTCCGGGAATTGGGGGCAACCATTTCTGATCTCAACTCAGACTTGGTAACAGTTGAGGGCATAGGAAGCGGTCGCCTGAAAGAACCTCTAGATGTTCTGAATGCTGGCAACTCTGGCACAACCATGCGGCTTTTGCTAGGCATACTGGCTGCGCAAACGGGTCGTTTCTTTACGCTGACAGGAGATGCATCCCTGCGATCGCGCCCGATGGGACGAGTCGTACAGCCCTTGACCCAAATGGGTGCCCAAATTTGGGGACGAGATGGGCATCGCCGCGCCCCGTTGGCCGTCCTAGGGCAGGCGCTGAAACCCATCACCTACACTAGCCCCATTGCGTCAGCACAGGTGAAATCAGCCATTTTGCTAGCGGCACTGCCGACTGAGGGAACAACGATTCTCCGAGAACCTTACCGTTCTCGCGATCATAGTGAGCGAATGCTGCAAGCCTTTGGTGCCCAGCTTACTGTAGAACCCGAAGAGGCCACCGTAGAACTCACAGGCCCTTGCCAGTTAAGCGGCCAAACCGTGATTGTCCCAGGGGATATCAGCTCGGCAGCGTTTTGGTTGGTGGCGGCTTCGATTACCCCTGGCTCAGAATTGCTGTTGACCAATGTGGGGGTGAACCCGACTCGCACCGGCATTTTAGACGCACTCTGGAACATGGGCGCTGATATTACCCTAGAAAACGAACGCATGGCGACAGGGGAACCCGTTGCCGACCTGCGGGTGCGCTCCACTCAGCTCCAAGGGACAACGATTTCTGGTGCTTTAATTCCGCGCTTAATTGACGAAATTCCAATTCTTGCTGTTGCTGCAGCCTTTGCTACAGGCACAACCCAGATTCGGGATGCTGCGGAACTGCGGGTCAAAGAGAGCGATCGCCTCGCGGCAATTGCAACTCAGTTGCAACATCTTGGTGCAACAGTTACAGAGATCAGCGATGGTCTTGACATTACTGGCGGCACGCCCCTCTACGGTAATGCCCTTGAGAGCTATGGGGATCACCGGATGGCCATGAGCCTTGCGATCGCCGCACTAAATGCAAAGGGGTCGAGTCGGATTCACCAAGCGAGTGCTGCTGCCGTGTCCTACCCAAATTTTGTAACAACGCTGCAACACATTGCTTGA
- a CDS encoding response regulator yields MEGCLNDTDIYTLCQTLALAQRTGELYLEDERGQTWLLFLNHGHLAYIADRHSQSLERLQDLLYGQGIPLPATEDLIESASGASWVEYECLWWLVPHCPLAQIQMLWRSLLRESLFDIVSLNRGWFKFCSASPLTPQWHSLPLTSLINDSLGQLREWKKLHPYLRSLDQPLEMTNVKPSLPEPRLRQLEPFIQEHLSVRRLSRRLGRDVITVGKLLLPYLHQGYLQLSPLPTNSQSRPFPPLAWRRSPRVVCVDDAATVRQVVESTLQEAGYEATAIAHPLTALSLIFQLNPDLIFCDIAMPELDGYELCTLLRHTPRFRYTPIIMLTSFVGLPDRLRAKIAGATDYLSKPFTTNELLTITQRYIGGASPLRDVADETLTDVLEQKAVLESSP; encoded by the coding sequence ATGGAAGGGTGCCTCAACGATACTGACATCTATACCCTGTGCCAAACCCTTGCCTTGGCGCAACGCACAGGGGAACTGTACCTTGAGGATGAGCGCGGTCAAACGTGGCTGTTGTTTCTTAACCATGGGCACCTTGCCTATATCGCCGATCGCCATAGTCAGAGCTTAGAGCGGCTGCAAGACTTACTCTACGGTCAGGGGATTCCCTTACCTGCAACCGAAGATCTCATTGAAAGCGCCTCAGGTGCCAGTTGGGTGGAGTACGAATGCCTTTGGTGGTTAGTTCCCCACTGTCCCCTCGCGCAAATTCAGATGCTTTGGCGATCGCTCCTGCGTGAAAGTCTCTTCGATATTGTCAGTTTGAATCGCGGCTGGTTTAAGTTCTGTAGTGCGAGTCCCCTCACCCCCCAATGGCATAGCTTACCCTTAACAAGCTTGATCAACGATAGTCTCGGGCAACTGCGGGAATGGAAAAAACTCCACCCGTACCTGCGCTCCCTAGACCAGCCCTTGGAGATGACGAATGTCAAACCCAGCCTGCCAGAACCACGTCTGCGTCAGCTAGAGCCATTTATCCAAGAGCATTTAAGCGTGCGCCGCCTCAGTCGCCGCCTAGGGCGAGATGTCATTACCGTGGGTAAGCTCCTTTTGCCCTACCTACATCAAGGCTATCTGCAACTCAGTCCCCTTCCTACCAACAGCCAAAGTCGTCCGTTTCCGCCCTTGGCATGGCGGCGATCGCCACGGGTTGTGTGTGTTGACGATGCTGCCACGGTGCGTCAAGTGGTAGAGTCAACCCTACAGGAGGCGGGGTATGAAGCCACGGCGATCGCCCATCCCCTCACCGCCCTAAGCCTCATTTTTCAACTCAACCCCGATCTCATCTTTTGTGACATTGCCATGCCCGAGCTAGATGGCTACGAACTGTGTACCCTACTACGCCACACCCCACGCTTTCGCTACACCCCCATCATCATGCTCACCAGCTTTGTCGGCTTACCAGATCGGTTGCGGGCAAAAATTGCCGGAGCCACCGACTACCTCAGCAAACCCTTTACCACCAATGAACTACTGACCATCACCCAGCGCTATATTGGCGGAGCCTCACCCCTCAGGGATGTTGCAGACGAAACCCTCACAGACGTGCTAGAACAAAAAGCAGTTCTAGAATCCTCCCCGTAA
- a CDS encoding response regulator transcription factor, with protein sequence MSKVLVVEDSPPQREMISELLAKTGFEVTIASDGVEAIEQLQNFTPDLVVLDIVMPRMNGYEVCRQIKADPRTQTVPVVICSSKGEEFDRYWGMKQGADAYITKPFDPKELIGTIKQLLRG encoded by the coding sequence ATGAGTAAAGTCTTAGTTGTTGAAGATAGCCCCCCACAGCGGGAGATGATTAGCGAGCTACTAGCAAAGACAGGCTTCGAAGTCACAATTGCCAGCGATGGTGTCGAAGCAATTGAACAGCTCCAGAACTTCACCCCTGATCTTGTGGTTCTAGATATTGTCATGCCACGCATGAATGGCTATGAAGTCTGTCGCCAAATTAAGGCAGATCCGCGCACTCAAACGGTTCCCGTTGTCATTTGTAGTTCTAAAGGCGAAGAGTTTGATCGCTACTGGGGCATGAAACAAGGCGCTGATGCGTATATCACAAAACCCTTCGACCCCAAAGAACTGATTGGTACCATCAAACAACTATTACGAGGCTAG
- a CDS encoding chemotaxis protein CheW, whose translation MFSSSDLMAESISLESGNMDALKTPEGDLHILFTIASGDALALSAVGVREVVAVSPDRITPVPNTSPLLLGILNLRGQVIWVADTGQFLGDETPLNTDRPELSIIAIEEDELMVGLAVHQIKGMEWLNSDQIKPATNLSDKMAPFIRGEWLLDGEQPQVLKLLDPLAILRSARWGI comes from the coding sequence ATGTTTAGTAGTTCAGACCTGATGGCAGAGAGTATCTCCCTTGAAAGCGGCAACATGGATGCCCTGAAAACTCCAGAAGGGGACTTGCATATTCTCTTCACCATTGCTTCAGGAGATGCCTTAGCGTTGTCAGCCGTTGGCGTGCGGGAGGTGGTGGCCGTCAGCCCTGATCGCATCACACCAGTTCCCAACACATCGCCATTGCTGCTGGGCATTCTCAACCTCCGTGGACAGGTCATCTGGGTTGCCGACACTGGCCAATTCCTAGGAGACGAGACCCCCCTCAATACCGATCGTCCAGAGTTGTCCATCATTGCTATTGAAGAGGACGAACTCATGGTCGGCTTGGCCGTGCATCAGATCAAAGGCATGGAATGGCTCAACAGCGATCAGATCAAGCCCGCCACCAACCTGAGTGATAAAATGGCACCTTTTATTCGTGGGGAGTGGCTCCTAGACGGCGAGCAGCCACAGGTCTTAAAACTGCTTGACCCCCTCGCCATCCTGCGCAGTGCCCGCTGGGGCATTTAG